In Pseudomonas hamedanensis, a single window of DNA contains:
- a CDS encoding BolA family protein — translation MQAVEVKNFLEGKLPGIQVEVEGEGCNFQLNVISDELAALSPVKRQQSIYAHLNPWIADGSIHAVTMKFFSRAAWAERT, via the coding sequence ATGCAGGCCGTAGAAGTGAAAAACTTCCTTGAAGGGAAGCTGCCAGGAATTCAGGTAGAAGTTGAAGGCGAAGGCTGCAACTTCCAGCTGAACGTGATTAGCGATGAACTGGCGGCGTTGAGCCCGGTCAAGCGTCAGCAAAGCATCTATGCCCATTTGAACCCATGGATCGCTGATGGCAGCATCCACGCGGTCACTATGAAATTTTTCAGCCGCGCGGCCTGGGCCGAGCGCACCTGA
- a CDS encoding DUF4198 domain-containing protein: MHYGKTLMILAALFAGHASAHGLWTEQRRGNIEVVYGHGAEDNAFKAQKISGAWAYDAGGKMIPVSVERLADHARLKPLKPPAVMAVALDNGMWSQTADKKWVNEGRSKVPGATEATQTFKYSLAIYQPGAKLPKLDQIKLLILPEVDPLTVGPGKSLPVRVLLDGKPAAGVKLIGDYRSAPNTLSTETDKDGRAQVLVRNEGLNVIAAQVEVPVKGSADVDSRGLFSSLTFLGEPHHE, translated from the coding sequence ATGCACTACGGCAAAACCCTCATGATCCTCGCCGCTTTGTTCGCCGGCCACGCCTCGGCCCATGGCTTGTGGACCGAACAACGCCGCGGCAATATCGAAGTGGTCTACGGTCACGGCGCCGAAGACAACGCGTTCAAGGCACAGAAAATCAGTGGCGCCTGGGCGTATGACGCGGGCGGCAAGATGATCCCGGTCAGCGTCGAGCGTCTGGCCGATCACGCACGGCTGAAACCGTTGAAGCCGCCGGCGGTGATGGCCGTGGCACTGGACAATGGCATGTGGTCGCAGACGGCGGACAAGAAATGGGTCAACGAAGGACGCAGCAAAGTGCCCGGCGCCACCGAGGCTACGCAAACCTTCAAATACAGCCTGGCGATCTATCAGCCGGGGGCGAAGCTGCCGAAGCTTGATCAGATCAAACTGCTGATCCTGCCGGAGGTCGATCCGCTGACTGTAGGGCCAGGCAAATCGTTGCCGGTGCGAGTATTGCTCGATGGCAAACCGGCGGCCGGGGTGAAGTTGATTGGCGACTATCGCAGCGCGCCGAACACGCTGAGCACCGAGACGGACAAGGATGGGCGTGCGCAAGTGCTAGTGAGGAATGAAGGGTTGAATGTGATTGCGGCGCAGGTCGAGGTACCGGTGAAGGGCAGTGCGGATGTGGATAGCCGCGGGTTGTTCAGTTCGCTGACTTTCTTGGGCGAGCCGCATCACGAATAA
- a CDS encoding STAS domain-containing protein has translation MSEAAVRMSDVDELVLSGVLDYRTGPDLRREGQALIKSSKASSLVIDCSAVKKSSSVGLSLLLCFMRDAQSAGKSVSIRAMPEDMREIAEVSELTELFATH, from the coding sequence ATGAGTGAGGCGGCAGTGCGTATGAGTGATGTCGACGAGCTTGTGCTCAGTGGCGTGCTGGACTATCGCACCGGGCCGGACCTGAGAAGGGAAGGCCAGGCGCTGATCAAGTCGAGCAAGGCAAGCTCGTTGGTCATCGATTGCTCGGCGGTGAAGAAGTCCAGCAGCGTCGGTTTGTCGTTGCTGCTGTGCTTCATGCGCGATGCGCAGTCGGCCGGCAAGTCCGTCAGCATCCGCGCCATGCCGGAAGACATGCGCGAAATTGCAGAGGTCAGCGAATTGACCGAGCTGTTCGCGACACACTGA
- the murA gene encoding UDP-N-acetylglucosamine 1-carboxyvinyltransferase, which translates to MDKLIITGGARLDGEIRISGAKNSALPILAATLLCDGPVTVGNLPHLHDITTMIELFGRMGIEPVIDEKLSVEIDPRTIKTLIAPYELVKTMRASILVLGPMVARFGEAEVALPGGCAIGSRPVDLHIRGLEAMGAIIDVEGGYIKAKAPEGGLRGAHFFFDTVSVTGTENIMMAAALAKGRSVLQNAAREPEVVDLANFLNAMGAKVSGAGTDTITIDGVERLGSAFYKVMPDRIETGTYLVAAAVTGGRVKVKDTDPTILEAVLEKLREAGAEITCGEDWIELNMHGKRPKAVNVRTAPYPAFPTDMQAQFISLNAIAEGTGAVIETIFENRFMHVYELHRMGAKIQVEGNTAIVTGTEILKGAPVMATDLRASASLVISALMAEGDTLIDRIYHIDRGYECIEEKLQMLGAKIRRVPG; encoded by the coding sequence ATGGATAAATTGATTATTACCGGTGGCGCTCGTCTTGATGGCGAGATCCGCATTTCCGGCGCGAAAAACTCCGCCCTGCCGATTCTGGCCGCCACCCTGCTGTGCGATGGCCCAGTGACGGTTGGCAACCTGCCGCACCTGCACGACATCACCACCATGATCGAGCTGTTCGGTCGCATGGGCATTGAGCCGGTGATCGACGAGAAGCTCAGCGTCGAAATCGATCCGCGCACCATCAAAACCCTGATCGCACCGTACGAACTGGTGAAAACCATGCGTGCGTCGATCCTCGTACTGGGTCCGATGGTCGCGCGTTTCGGTGAAGCCGAAGTGGCGCTGCCTGGCGGTTGCGCGATCGGTTCGCGTCCGGTCGACCTGCACATCCGTGGTCTGGAAGCGATGGGTGCGATCATCGACGTCGAAGGCGGCTACATCAAGGCCAAGGCGCCTGAAGGCGGCCTGCGCGGTGCGCACTTCTTCTTCGATACCGTCAGTGTGACCGGTACCGAGAACATCATGATGGCCGCCGCCCTGGCCAAAGGCCGCAGCGTGCTGCAGAACGCCGCTCGCGAGCCTGAAGTGGTCGACCTGGCGAACTTCCTCAACGCTATGGGCGCCAAGGTTTCCGGTGCCGGCACCGACACCATCACCATCGATGGCGTCGAGCGTCTGGGTTCGGCTTTCTATAAAGTCATGCCTGACCGTATCGAAACCGGCACCTACCTGGTCGCCGCCGCCGTGACCGGTGGCCGCGTCAAGGTCAAGGATACCGATCCGACCATTCTCGAAGCCGTTCTGGAAAAACTCCGTGAAGCCGGCGCAGAGATCACCTGCGGTGAAGACTGGATCGAGCTGAACATGCACGGCAAGCGTCCGAAAGCCGTGAACGTGCGCACCGCGCCGTACCCGGCATTCCCGACTGACATGCAGGCGCAGTTCATCTCGCTCAACGCCATTGCCGAAGGCACCGGTGCAGTGATCGAGACGATCTTCGAAAACCGTTTCATGCACGTGTACGAGCTGCACCGCATGGGCGCCAAGATCCAGGTCGAAGGCAACACCGCGATCGTCACCGGCACCGAGATCCTCAAGGGCGCGCCAGTGATGGCCACCGACCTGCGGGCTTCGGCCAGTCTGGTGATCTCGGCACTGATGGCCGAAGGCGACACGCTGATCGACCGCATCTACCACATCGACCGTGGTTACGAGTGCATCGAAGAAAAACTGCAGATGCTGGGCGCCAAGATCCGTCGCGTTCCGGGCTGA
- a CDS encoding MlaC/ttg2D family ABC transporter substrate-binding protein, protein MISILRRGLLVLLAALPLMANAAPGQSAHDLIQDTTNRMLADLQANKEKYKQDPQDFYTALNNIVGPVVDAEGISKSIMTVKYSRKATPEQMQRFQENFKRGLFQFYGNALLEYNNQGITVDPAKDESGDRTSVNMTVKGSNGAIYPVQYTLEKIGGEWKLRNVIINGINIGKLFRDQFADAMQRNGNDLDKTINGWAGEVAKAKQETDKAAAKPAQ, encoded by the coding sequence ATGATCTCTATCTTGCGACGTGGCCTGTTGGTGTTGCTCGCGGCACTGCCGTTGATGGCTAACGCTGCGCCGGGACAATCGGCACATGATCTGATTCAGGACACGACGAACCGGATGCTTGCCGACTTGCAGGCCAACAAAGAGAAATACAAGCAGGATCCACAGGATTTCTACACCGCGCTGAACAACATTGTCGGCCCCGTGGTAGATGCCGAAGGCATTTCCAAGAGCATCATGACGGTGAAGTATTCGCGTAAGGCGACGCCCGAGCAGATGCAGCGCTTTCAGGAAAACTTCAAGCGTGGCCTGTTCCAGTTCTACGGGAACGCGCTGCTTGAGTACAACAACCAGGGCATCACCGTCGATCCTGCCAAGGACGAGTCGGGCGATCGCACCAGCGTCAACATGACCGTCAAGGGCAGCAATGGCGCGATCTATCCGGTGCAATACACGCTGGAAAAGATCGGCGGCGAGTGGAAACTGCGCAACGTGATCATCAATGGCATCAACATTGGCAAGCTGTTCCGTGATCAGTTTGCCGACGCGATGCAGCGCAATGGCAACGACCTCGACAAGACGATCAACGGTTGGGCCGGTGAAGTGGCCAAGGCCAAGCAGGAAACCGACAAAGCTGCTGCGAAGCCAGCGCAATGA
- a CDS encoding TonB-dependent siderophore receptor, producing the protein MSSRKKASLLGLTLGLLCDPAFADEPQPLELDAISVTSDYESPTGPVKGYRATRSASATKTDTAIRDIPQAISVVPASVLNDLGSTSVERALDFAGGVSKQNNFGGLTLYEYSVRGFTTSEFYKDGFSANRGYPSTPDAANIERIEVLKGPAASLYGRGDPGGTVNIVTKKPQPEAFTTLQTSAGSWDRYRTALDVNTPLDGQGDVLSRINLAVEDNNSFRDHVDAKRVFVAPSISWQLNPDTSLLVESEIVRHSSTFDRGIVAPNNKWSGVSRSTFLGEPNDGDIDNHNNLLQATLEHHLNDSWKLRLASHYKEGKLWGDASEQRALNADGHTVNRRLRERDTSWHDSITQLELRGLFDLGPWQHELLVGTEYENYRKDERVTTIAGGPYAIDIYKPIYGQPKPNGARSGTDFFEHVESHALNLQDQIIFTDKLRGMVGARFEHFDQRIDDHSRNAKSQQRHDALTQRAGLLYQLTPNTGLFANASTSFKPNNGLDASGKSFDPEEGVGYEVGIKNELFDERVSSTLAFFHIDKENVLALDPGTDTSRAMGKARSRGFDWQITGQVTDAVRVISAFAYIDAEVTKGDASIPTGSRILGVAKRSGSLLGVYEFQDGHLRGSDVGAAFTYVGDRSGESGSDFELPAYQTVDLLAHYKASDNVTLGLNLNNIFDEKYYERSYSNYWVNPGEPRNFTVSLTLNL; encoded by the coding sequence ATGTCGTCTCGCAAAAAGGCCTCACTGCTGGGCCTGACCCTGGGTTTGCTCTGCGATCCCGCCTTCGCCGATGAGCCGCAGCCGCTGGAGCTCGACGCCATCAGCGTCACCTCCGACTACGAATCGCCCACAGGTCCAGTCAAAGGCTATCGTGCGACGCGCTCCGCCAGCGCGACCAAAACCGACACGGCGATTCGTGACATCCCACAAGCCATCAGCGTGGTGCCGGCCAGCGTCCTCAACGACCTGGGCAGTACCAGCGTGGAGCGCGCGCTGGATTTTGCTGGCGGCGTATCGAAACAAAACAATTTCGGCGGCCTGACGCTGTACGAATACAGCGTGCGCGGCTTTACCACTTCGGAGTTCTACAAGGACGGCTTCAGCGCCAATCGCGGTTATCCCAGTACCCCAGACGCGGCCAACATCGAGCGCATCGAGGTACTCAAAGGCCCGGCCGCCAGCCTGTATGGCCGCGGTGATCCGGGCGGCACGGTAAACATCGTGACCAAGAAACCCCAGCCCGAAGCCTTCACCACCCTGCAAACCAGCGCTGGCAGTTGGGATCGCTATCGCACCGCGCTGGACGTCAATACGCCTCTCGATGGACAGGGCGATGTGCTCTCGCGCATCAACCTCGCCGTCGAGGACAACAACAGCTTCCGCGATCACGTCGACGCCAAGCGCGTATTCGTTGCGCCGTCGATCAGTTGGCAACTGAACCCGGACACGTCGCTGTTGGTGGAAAGTGAAATTGTCCGTCACAGCTCGACATTCGATCGCGGCATCGTCGCGCCGAACAATAAATGGAGCGGTGTCTCGCGTTCGACCTTCCTCGGCGAGCCCAACGACGGCGACATCGACAACCACAACAACCTGCTCCAGGCCACCCTTGAACACCATCTGAACGACAGCTGGAAATTGCGCCTGGCCAGCCATTACAAGGAAGGCAAACTCTGGGGCGATGCGTCGGAACAACGGGCGCTGAACGCCGACGGCCACACGGTCAACCGCCGCTTGCGTGAACGCGATACGAGTTGGCACGACAGCATCACCCAACTGGAACTGCGCGGGCTGTTCGACCTCGGGCCTTGGCAGCATGAATTGCTGGTTGGCACCGAGTACGAGAATTACCGCAAGGACGAGCGCGTCACCACTATTGCCGGCGGTCCCTACGCCATCGACATCTATAAGCCGATTTACGGCCAGCCGAAACCCAACGGCGCTCGTTCAGGCACCGACTTCTTCGAGCACGTCGAAAGTCATGCGCTGAACCTGCAGGACCAGATCATCTTTACCGACAAACTGCGCGGCATGGTCGGCGCGCGCTTCGAGCATTTCGATCAGCGCATCGACGATCACAGCCGTAACGCCAAAAGCCAGCAGCGTCACGATGCTCTGACTCAACGCGCCGGCCTGCTCTATCAACTGACGCCGAACACCGGCCTCTTCGCCAACGCCTCGACCTCATTCAAACCGAACAACGGCCTGGATGCTTCCGGCAAATCCTTCGACCCGGAAGAAGGCGTCGGTTACGAAGTCGGCATCAAGAACGAGCTGTTCGACGAGCGTGTAAGCAGCACCCTCGCCTTCTTCCATATCGACAAGGAAAACGTCCTTGCCCTTGATCCGGGCACCGACACCAGCCGCGCCATGGGCAAGGCGCGCAGTCGGGGTTTCGATTGGCAAATAACCGGCCAGGTGACTGACGCCGTGCGGGTGATCAGCGCCTTCGCTTACATCGACGCCGAAGTCACCAAGGGCGATGCGAGCATTCCCACTGGCAGCCGCATCCTCGGCGTGGCCAAACGCAGCGGCAGTCTGCTCGGTGTTTATGAATTTCAGGATGGCCATCTGCGCGGCTCAGATGTCGGCGCAGCGTTCACTTATGTAGGCGATCGCTCGGGCGAGTCCGGTAGCGACTTCGAATTGCCTGCCTATCAAACCGTGGACTTGCTCGCCCATTACAAGGCCAGCGACAACGTCACGCTCGGCCTGAACCTGAACAATATCTTCGACGAGAAATACTACGAGCGCTCCTACAGCAACTACTGGGTCAACCCCGGCGAGCCGCGCAATTTCACCGTCAGCCTGACACTCAACCTGTAA
- the mlaD gene encoding outer membrane lipid asymmetry maintenance protein MlaD encodes MQNRTLEIGVGLFLLAGILALLLLALRVSGLSATSSTDTYKLYAYFDNIAGLTVRAKVTMAGVTIGKVTAIDLDRDSFTGRVTLQVDKKVDNLPVDSTASILTAGLLGEKYIGISVGGEDTQLKDGGTIHDTQSSLVLEDLIGKFLLNTVSKDAK; translated from the coding sequence ATGCAAAACCGCACCCTGGAAATCGGTGTCGGCCTGTTCCTGCTGGCAGGGATCCTGGCTTTGCTGCTGCTCGCCTTGCGGGTCAGTGGCCTGTCTGCGACTTCGTCCACCGACACTTATAAACTGTATGCCTATTTCGACAATATCGCCGGTTTGACGGTCAGAGCCAAAGTGACCATGGCCGGTGTAACCATCGGCAAGGTCACGGCAATCGATCTGGATCGCGACAGCTTCACCGGTCGGGTCACGCTGCAAGTGGATAAAAAGGTCGACAACCTGCCGGTTGATTCCACAGCGTCTATCCTGACCGCGGGTCTGCTGGGCGAGAAATACATCGGTATCAGTGTCGGCGGCGAAGACACCCAGTTGAAGGATGGCGGAACCATCCACGACACGCAGTCGTCACTGGTACTGGAAGACCTGATCGGTAAATTCCTGCTCAATACCGTTAGCAAAGACGCCAAATGA
- the hisD gene encoding histidinol dehydrogenase, translating to MTAPTAIRRLNAADPDFAHHLDHLLSWESVSDDSVNQRVLDIIKAVRERGDAALVEFTQKFDGLEVASMADLILPRERLELALTRITVEQREALEKAAARVRSYHEKQKQDSWSYTEADGTVLGQKVTPLDRAGLYVPGGKASYPSSVLMNAIPAKVAGVTEVVMVVPTPRGEINELVLAAACIAGVDRVFTIGGAQAVAALAYGTESVPKVDKVVGPGNIYVATAKRHVFGQVGIDMIAGPSEILVVCDGQTDPDWIAMDLFSQAEHDEDAQAILVSPDAEFLDKVAASIDKLLPTMDRATIIETSINGRGALIQVNDMAQAIEVANRIAPEHLELSVADPQAWLPQIRHAGAIFMGRHTSEALGDYCAGPNHVLPTSGTARFSSPLGVYDFQKRSSIIFCSEAGASELGKTASVLARGESLSAHARSAEYRIKDQDFLKGQGE from the coding sequence ATGACCGCACCGACTGCAATTCGCCGACTCAACGCTGCTGACCCGGATTTCGCGCATCATCTGGATCATCTGCTGAGCTGGGAAAGTGTGTCTGACGACTCGGTCAATCAGCGCGTGCTGGACATTATCAAGGCGGTGCGCGAGCGCGGTGACGCGGCGCTGGTCGAGTTCACCCAGAAGTTCGATGGCCTCGAAGTCGCCTCGATGGCCGATCTGATTCTGCCGCGTGAGCGTCTGGAGCTGGCGCTGACCCGGATCACGGTCGAACAGCGCGAGGCTTTGGAAAAAGCCGCAGCACGGGTGCGCAGCTACCACGAAAAACAGAAACAGGATTCCTGGAGCTACACCGAAGCCGACGGCACGGTGTTGGGCCAGAAGGTCACACCGCTGGATCGCGCGGGTCTTTACGTGCCAGGCGGCAAGGCGTCGTATCCGTCGTCAGTGTTGATGAACGCGATTCCGGCCAAGGTCGCTGGCGTGACCGAAGTGGTCATGGTCGTGCCAACGCCGCGCGGTGAAATCAACGAACTGGTGCTGGCCGCTGCCTGCATCGCCGGGGTTGACCGGGTGTTCACCATCGGTGGCGCGCAAGCGGTTGCCGCACTGGCTTACGGCACCGAAAGCGTGCCGAAAGTGGACAAGGTTGTTGGTCCGGGCAATATCTATGTCGCCACGGCCAAGCGCCACGTGTTCGGTCAGGTCGGCATCGACATGATCGCCGGCCCTTCGGAAATCCTCGTGGTGTGTGACGGCCAGACCGATCCGGACTGGATCGCCATGGACTTGTTTTCCCAGGCCGAGCACGACGAAGACGCCCAGGCGATTCTGGTCAGCCCGGACGCCGAGTTCCTCGACAAGGTCGCCGCCAGCATCGACAAACTGCTGCCGACCATGGATCGCGCAACCATCATCGAAACCTCGATCAATGGCCGTGGTGCGCTGATCCAGGTGAATGACATGGCTCAGGCCATCGAAGTCGCCAACCGCATTGCCCCGGAACACCTGGAGTTGTCGGTCGCCGATCCACAGGCCTGGCTGCCGCAGATCCGCCACGCCGGTGCGATCTTCATGGGCCGCCACACCTCCGAGGCGTTGGGCGACTACTGCGCCGGACCGAACCACGTGCTGCCGACTTCCGGCACCGCGCGCTTCTCCTCGCCGCTGGGCGTGTACGACTTCCAGAAGCGCTCGTCGATCATTTTCTGCTCCGAGGCCGGGGCTTCGGAGCTGGGCAAAACCGCCTCCGTGCTGGCCCGTGGTGAATCGCTCAGCGCCCACGCGCGCAGCGCCGAATACCGCATCAAAGACCAGGATTTTTTGAAAGGGCAGGGGGAATGA
- the hisC gene encoding histidinol-phosphate transaminase, with protein sequence MSKFWSPFVKDLVPYVPGEQPKLTRLVKLNTNENPYGPSPKALVAMQAELNDNLRLYPDPNSDLLKNAVANYYGVQTNQVFLGNGSDEVLAHIFHGLLQHDQPLLFPDISYSFYPVYCGLYGIEFDAVPLDAQFQINPADYAKPNGGIIFPNPNAPTGCLLALEAVEQILKASPDSVVVVDEAYIDFGGETAISLVDRYPNLLVTQTLSKSRSLAGLRVGLAVGHPDLIEALERIKNSFNSYPLDRMANVGAAAAFEDREYFDKTCRQVIESREWVVAQLQAKGFEVLPSAANFIFARHPQHDAAGLAAKLREQGVIVRHFKQERIAQFLRISIGTPEQNQALIDGLGDL encoded by the coding sequence ATGAGTAAATTCTGGAGCCCGTTCGTCAAGGATCTGGTGCCGTATGTGCCGGGCGAACAGCCGAAGCTGACCCGACTGGTCAAGCTCAACACCAACGAAAACCCCTACGGTCCGTCGCCAAAAGCACTGGTGGCGATGCAGGCCGAGCTCAACGACAACTTGCGTCTGTACCCGGACCCGAACAGTGATCTGTTGAAAAACGCCGTGGCCAACTATTACGGCGTACAGACCAATCAGGTGTTCCTCGGCAACGGTTCGGACGAAGTGCTCGCGCACATCTTCCACGGGTTGCTGCAACACGATCAGCCGCTGTTGTTCCCGGACATCAGCTACAGCTTTTATCCCGTCTATTGCGGTCTGTACGGGATCGAATTCGACGCGGTGCCGCTGGATGCGCAATTCCAGATCAACCCGGCTGACTACGCCAAACCGAATGGCGGCATCATCTTCCCCAACCCGAACGCCCCGACCGGTTGCCTGCTGGCGCTGGAGGCGGTCGAGCAAATCCTCAAGGCCAGCCCGGATTCGGTGGTGGTCGTTGACGAGGCGTATATCGACTTCGGCGGTGAGACGGCCATCAGTCTGGTGGACCGCTATCCGAACCTGCTGGTGACCCAGACCCTGTCCAAGTCCCGTTCACTGGCGGGCCTGCGTGTTGGTCTGGCAGTGGGGCATCCGGACCTGATCGAGGCGCTGGAGCGGATCAAGAACAGCTTCAACTCCTATCCGCTGGATCGAATGGCGAATGTCGGCGCAGCGGCGGCTTTTGAAGATCGTGAGTATTTCGACAAGACTTGCCGTCAGGTCATCGAAAGCCGTGAGTGGGTGGTTGCACAGTTGCAGGCCAAGGGTTTTGAAGTCTTGCCCTCAGCGGCAAACTTTATTTTCGCCCGCCACCCGCAGCATGACGCGGCGGGGCTGGCCGCCAAGCTGCGCGAGCAGGGCGTGATCGTGCGGCATTTCAAGCAAGAGCGGATTGCGCAGTTCTTGCGAATCTCGATCGGTACGCCGGAGCAGAATCAGGCGCTGATCGACGGCCTCGGCGACCTCTGA
- the hisG gene encoding ATP phosphoribosyltransferase: MLTIALSKGRILDDTLPLLAEAGIVPTENPDKSRKLIIPTTQDDVRLLIVRATDVPTYVEHGAADLGVAGKDVLMEYSGQGLYEPLDLQIAQCKLMTAGKIGAVEPKGRLRVATKFVNVAKRYYAEQGRQVDIIKLYGSMELAPLIGLADKIIDVVDTGNTLRANGLEPQELIATISSRLVVNKASMKMQHARIQALIDTLRNAVESRHRG, translated from the coding sequence ATGTTGACCATCGCACTGTCCAAGGGCCGCATCCTTGACGACACCCTGCCGCTTCTCGCCGAAGCGGGCATCGTGCCGACCGAGAATCCGGACAAGAGCCGCAAGTTGATCATCCCCACGACCCAGGACGACGTGCGTCTGCTGATCGTGCGCGCCACCGATGTGCCGACCTACGTGGAGCATGGCGCGGCCGACCTTGGCGTTGCCGGCAAGGACGTGTTGATGGAATACAGCGGCCAGGGCCTGTACGAGCCGCTGGACCTGCAGATCGCCCAATGCAAGCTGATGACCGCTGGCAAGATCGGCGCAGTCGAGCCCAAGGGCCGTCTGCGCGTGGCGACCAAGTTCGTCAATGTCGCCAAGCGTTACTACGCCGAGCAGGGCCGTCAGGTCGACATCATCAAGCTTTACGGTTCGATGGAGCTGGCACCGCTGATCGGTCTGGCCGACAAGATCATCGACGTGGTCGACACCGGCAACACCCTGCGCGCCAATGGCCTGGAACCTCAGGAACTGATCGCCACGATCAGCTCGCGCCTGGTGGTCAACAAGGCTTCGATGAAGATGCAACACGCCCGAATCCAGGCGTTGATCGACACCCTGCGCAACGCAGTGGAGTCTCGACACCGCGGCTGA
- the algW gene encoding Do family serine endopeptidase AlgW, whose translation MLKALRFFGWPLLAGVLIALLIIQRYPEWVGLPSLDVNLQQAPQTTIVQQGPVSYADAVSIAAPSVVNLYTTKVINKPAHPLFEDPQFRRFFGDNSPKQKRMESSLGSGVIMSPEGYILTNNHVTSGADQIVVALKDGRETLARVIGSDPETDLAVLKIDLKNLPAITVGRSDSIRIGDVALAIGNPFGVGQTVTMGIISATGRNQLGLNNYEDFIQTDAAINPGNSGGALVDANGNLTGINTAIFSKSGGSQGIGFAIPVKLAMEVMKSIIEHGQVIRGWLGIEVQPLTQELAESFGLSGRPGIVVAGIFRDGPAQKAGLQLGDVILSIDGEPAGDGRRSMNQVARIKPTDKVTIQVMRNGKEIKLTAEIGLRPPPAPVKEKEE comes from the coding sequence ATGCTCAAGGCGCTGCGTTTTTTCGGCTGGCCACTGTTGGCCGGTGTGCTTATCGCTCTGTTGATTATTCAGCGTTACCCCGAGTGGGTCGGGCTGCCGAGCCTTGACGTCAACCTGCAGCAGGCCCCGCAAACCACCATCGTGCAGCAGGGCCCGGTGTCCTATGCCGACGCGGTGAGCATCGCGGCACCGTCGGTGGTCAACCTGTACACCACCAAGGTCATCAACAAACCGGCGCATCCTTTGTTTGAGGACCCGCAATTCCGGCGCTTCTTCGGCGACAACTCGCCCAAGCAGAAGCGCATGGAATCCAGCCTCGGCTCCGGTGTGATCATGAGCCCGGAAGGCTACATCCTGACCAACAACCACGTCACCAGCGGCGCCGACCAGATCGTCGTGGCTTTGAAAGACGGCCGGGAAACCCTGGCCCGGGTCATCGGCAGCGACCCCGAGACCGACCTTGCCGTCCTGAAAATCGACCTGAAAAACCTGCCGGCAATCACCGTCGGCCGCTCCGACAGCATCCGCATCGGCGACGTCGCTCTGGCCATCGGTAACCCGTTCGGCGTCGGCCAGACCGTGACCATGGGCATCATCAGCGCCACCGGGCGTAACCAGTTAGGCCTGAACAACTACGAAGACTTCATCCAGACCGACGCAGCGATCAACCCGGGCAATTCCGGCGGTGCACTGGTCGATGCCAACGGCAACCTCACCGGCATAAACACGGCGATTTTTTCCAAATCCGGCGGCTCGCAAGGCATCGGTTTTGCGATTCCGGTGAAACTGGCGATGGAGGTGATGAAGTCGATCATTGAGCACGGCCAGGTGATTCGTGGCTGGCTGGGCATCGAAGTGCAACCGCTGACCCAGGAACTGGCCGAGTCGTTTGGCTTGTCCGGACGTCCGGGCATTGTCGTCGCGGGGATTTTCCGCGATGGCCCGGCGCAGAAAGCCGGGTTGCAGCTGGGCGATGTGATTCTGAGTATCGATGGCGAACCGGCCGGCGATGGCCGCCGTTCGATGAACCAGGTCGCGCGGATCAAACCGACCGACAAAGTCACGATTCAGGTGATGCGCAACGGCAAGGAAATCAAGCTTACGGCTGAAATCGGCCTGCGTCCTCCGCCGGCTCCGGTGAAAGAAAAAGAAGAATAA